The following coding sequences are from one Leptolyngbya sp. NIES-3755 window:
- a CDS encoding hypothetical protein (similar to AA sequence:cyanobase_aa:all4408), giving the protein MQEIKAISETDDFDPDTDSKEQILADLRESLRQAESGQTLPLSELWDGIGD; this is encoded by the coding sequence GTGCAAGAAATTAAAGCGATAAGCGAAACCGACGATTTTGATCCGGATACCGATTCAAAAGAGCAAATTCTAGCCGATCTTAGGGAGTCTCTTCGTCAAGCGGAATCAGGACAGACCCTTCCGCTCTCAGAACTTTGGGACGGGATTGGTGACTGA
- a CDS encoding iojap family protein (similar to AA sequence:cyanobase_aa:LBDG_42790), protein MTELSNQQTLSTPMTNIDDRSELLARLVAEAADERKGSDIVLLKVGDVTVLADYFVLVTGYSKVQVRAIARSIEDKIEETMNRKPIRSEGFSEGTWVVEDFGDVIVHVMMPQEREYYGLESFWGHAARIPVGEF, encoded by the coding sequence ATGACAGAACTTTCTAACCAACAAACTCTTTCCACCCCGATGACCAACATCGACGATCGCAGCGAACTCTTGGCACGGTTAGTGGCAGAAGCAGCCGACGAGCGGAAAGGGAGCGATATTGTGTTGCTGAAAGTGGGCGATGTCACGGTTCTGGCTGATTATTTTGTTTTAGTAACTGGCTATTCCAAGGTGCAAGTCCGGGCAATTGCTCGATCGATCGAGGACAAAATCGAAGAGACGATGAACCGGAAGCCGATTCGATCGGAGGGCTTTTCGGAGGGCACTTGGGTTGTGGAAGATTTTGGCGATGTGATTGTGCATGTGATGATGCCCCAAGAGCGTGAGTACTATGGCTTGGAGTCGTTCTGGGGTCACGCGGCACGTATCCCCGTGGGCGAATTCTAG
- a CDS encoding hypothetical protein (hypothetical protein PCC7424_4175;~similar to AA sequence:cyanobase_aa:LBDG_18320), whose translation MMNSAAQKLINSFEQLPDLEKQQVATEILRRTLIQDIPELLDEALILNAEALFLSLDEFEADDEQQYSETR comes from the coding sequence ATGATGAACAGTGCAGCGCAGAAACTAATAAATTCATTTGAGCAGCTACCGGACTTAGAAAAGCAGCAGGTCGCAACTGAGATTCTTCGACGGACGCTGATTCAGGATATTCCAGAATTATTAGATGAAGCATTGATCTTGAATGCAGAAGCGTTATTCTTGAGCCTGGATGAATTCGAGGCTGACGATGAGCAACAGTATTCCGAAACGCGGTGA
- a CDS encoding metal dependent phosphohydrolase (similar to AA sequence:cyanobase_aa:LBDG_42780) has translation MRELPKALQTDGTSPQVNQSIALSGLLPPPDRTRARVLAWLKGNVPETRIRHILRVEQFAIELAQLHGLNVEKAAQAALMHDLAKFFKPKRLLSMAIAEGLTLDPIDESNPHLLHADAGAIVARDEFGVQDEEVLDAIRHHTLGSPTMTLLGCVVYLADGLEPGRGNTPELEELRRLSHEDLIQATWRAADASLRHLIQAGHLIHPRTVQTRNAFLQQYKQTEAKPRTLQNHFVKGIQP, from the coding sequence ATGCGTGAATTGCCCAAAGCACTACAGACTGATGGGACTTCGCCGCAGGTGAATCAATCGATCGCGCTCTCAGGACTCTTGCCACCCCCTGATCGAACTCGCGCACGGGTTCTGGCGTGGCTCAAAGGAAATGTCCCTGAAACTCGGATTCGACATATTCTACGAGTAGAGCAGTTCGCGATCGAGCTTGCTCAACTCCACGGTTTAAATGTCGAAAAAGCGGCTCAGGCGGCATTGATGCACGATCTGGCGAAATTCTTCAAGCCCAAGCGATTGTTAAGTATGGCGATCGCAGAAGGTTTGACGCTTGACCCGATCGATGAATCGAATCCTCATCTCCTTCACGCTGATGCAGGCGCGATCGTAGCGCGTGACGAATTCGGAGTGCAGGATGAAGAGGTGTTGGATGCCATTCGCCACCATACGCTCGGCAGTCCAACCATGACCTTACTCGGATGTGTGGTCTATCTGGCAGATGGTCTGGAGCCAGGACGCGGCAACACACCAGAGTTAGAAGAATTACGGCGTTTGAGTCACGAGGATCTGATTCAGGCAACTTGGAGAGCGGCGGATGCTTCTCTTCGACACTTGATTCAGGCGGGTCATCTGATCCATCCGCGCACGGTTCAAACTCGTAATGCGTTTTTGCAGCAGTATAAACAAACTGAGGCGAAACCGCGTACTTTACAAAACCACTTCGTAAAAGGAATTCAACCCTGA
- a CDS encoding hypothetical protein (similar to AA sequence:cyanobase_aa:all3650), which translates to MSQATNRVYWTTEDLKLLPESSNRYEIIDGHLLMTRAPHWKHQKAIGQAYQVLNVWSGRSELGQTVPTPGVIFDDADNVIPDVIWISNERLASGIDEEGHFTIAPELIIEVLSPGTQNERRDRETKLKLYAERGVQEYWILDWRIQQLEVYRRQDALLKLVLTLFAQDRLTSPLLPEFECAVAEFFR; encoded by the coding sequence ATGTCTCAAGCTACCAATCGAGTCTATTGGACAACTGAAGATCTCAAGCTGTTGCCCGAAAGCAGCAATCGCTACGAAATTATTGATGGACATTTGCTCATGACTCGTGCACCGCATTGGAAGCATCAAAAAGCGATCGGACAAGCTTATCAAGTGCTAAATGTCTGGTCAGGTAGATCCGAATTAGGGCAAACCGTTCCAACTCCGGGAGTCATTTTTGACGATGCGGATAATGTAATTCCAGATGTGATTTGGATTAGCAATGAACGATTGGCATCGGGAATCGATGAAGAAGGACATTTTACGATCGCTCCTGAACTCATTATCGAAGTGCTCTCACCTGGAACTCAGAATGAGCGACGAGACCGAGAAACCAAACTCAAGCTTTATGCAGAACGTGGAGTTCAGGAGTATTGGATTTTAGACTGGCGCATTCAACAACTAGAAGTGTACCGCCGCCAAGATGCACTCCTAAAATTGGTTCTAACGCTATTTGCTCAAGATAGGCTCACCTCTCCACTGCTACCTGAATTTGAATGTGCAGTCGCTGAATTTTTCCGCTAA
- a CDS encoding peptidase membrane zinc metallopeptidase (similar to AA sequence:cyanobase_aa:LBDG_42770), translating to MFFHWSYLLLIPGMILVFWAQQRVQSTYRKYSEIPSKMGMTGAQVAKTILDRMGIYDVAIEHIPGELTDHYDPSAKAVRLSDVVYNSNSLAAAAVAAHECGHVLQDVKGYKPMNVRAALVPAVNLGANFGPILIMAGLFIGAFKFLIPLGIALFAAVIIFHVVTLPVEFDASNRALRLIDELGILQGEENQGARKVLNAAAFTYVATALYALLQLVQYILIAMGQRD from the coding sequence ATGTTTTTTCACTGGTCTTATCTCCTGCTGATCCCCGGCATGATCCTCGTATTCTGGGCACAGCAGCGGGTACAAAGCACATATCGCAAATATTCCGAGATTCCCTCAAAGATGGGAATGACCGGGGCACAAGTGGCGAAGACGATTCTCGATCGCATGGGCATTTACGATGTTGCGATCGAACACATTCCTGGAGAGTTGACCGATCACTATGATCCGAGTGCGAAAGCGGTTCGCCTGTCGGACGTGGTCTACAACTCGAATTCGCTGGCTGCGGCTGCGGTGGCAGCGCATGAATGCGGTCACGTTCTACAAGATGTGAAAGGCTATAAGCCAATGAATGTCAGAGCGGCACTGGTTCCAGCCGTCAACTTGGGCGCGAACTTTGGTCCCATTTTGATTATGGCAGGTCTTTTTATTGGGGCATTTAAATTCTTGATCCCGCTAGGAATTGCGCTGTTTGCAGCGGTGATTATTTTCCACGTTGTGACTTTGCCTGTGGAGTTTGATGCGTCGAATCGGGCATTGCGCTTGATCGATGAGTTGGGCATTTTGCAGGGTGAGGAAAATCAAGGAGCGCGGAAAGTATTGAATGCAGCGGCGTTTACTTATGTGGCAACTGCGTTGTATGCCTTGCTTCAATTGGTGCAATACATTCTGATTGCAATGGGTCAGCGCGATTAA
- a CDS encoding cyclic nucleotide modulated signal transduction histidine kinase (similar to AA sequence:cyanobase_aa:Npun_R0588): MIAVLCIKDLQALELFQTLPESRLKWICDRAEELHLDPGEVLIHEGEAGKGYFVLSAGRLAIFRSTEGIEMPLGQHDAPISFGEVPILTDEPVLVTIRAITNCRLHRLTCEDFLEVLHSCRQFERLVFKTVQQRVEGLTTFIRQREKMAALGTLSAGLAHELNNPAAAVVRALQDVVPALVELQRMTLVSGQNQLSEAHTKAWIQARDQGFDTLLNHSIDLVTVRDREDELLTWLEDYGIDDAWKLSEPLASAGMTIDQLEQLIEPWRDNQTEMHDLGFRWLALSFEVVSMITSGLHGAKRMSELVQAMKSYSHLDQGVQQIVDIHEGIEDTLRLFAFKLKKGIEIRRHYDCNTPKILAYGSELNQVWTNLIDNAIDAIGDRGVLEIITNCCHDHLEVQIIDSGSGISEEVRSRIFEPFFTTKPVGKGTGLGLELCRRIVENRHQGALTYDSVPGRTRFTVCLPVKS, from the coding sequence ATGATAGCTGTGTTGTGTATCAAAGATTTACAAGCACTCGAATTGTTTCAAACGCTACCAGAATCAAGATTGAAATGGATTTGCGATCGCGCTGAAGAACTCCATCTTGATCCTGGTGAGGTTCTGATTCACGAAGGTGAAGCTGGAAAAGGCTACTTTGTTTTATCGGCTGGACGGCTTGCTATTTTTCGATCGACTGAAGGAATCGAAATGCCCCTCGGACAACACGATGCCCCAATTTCCTTTGGTGAAGTTCCGATTCTGACGGATGAACCTGTTCTAGTCACGATTCGAGCCATTACTAATTGTCGATTACATCGATTAACTTGCGAGGATTTTCTCGAAGTCCTGCATTCCTGTCGCCAATTTGAACGCTTAGTATTCAAAACTGTTCAGCAACGAGTCGAAGGTTTAACTACGTTTATTCGCCAACGTGAAAAGATGGCAGCCCTTGGAACTTTATCTGCTGGCTTAGCTCACGAGTTGAACAATCCCGCCGCCGCTGTCGTTCGAGCACTTCAAGATGTAGTTCCAGCCTTGGTCGAACTGCAACGCATGACGTTGGTTTCTGGGCAGAATCAATTAAGTGAAGCTCATACGAAAGCATGGATTCAAGCAAGAGATCAAGGGTTTGACACACTGTTGAATCATTCGATCGATTTAGTCACAGTTCGCGATCGAGAAGATGAACTCCTCACTTGGCTGGAAGACTACGGAATTGATGATGCTTGGAAACTTTCAGAACCCTTAGCCTCTGCGGGAATGACGATCGACCAACTCGAACAATTAATCGAACCTTGGCGCGATAATCAAACCGAGATGCACGATTTAGGCTTCCGTTGGTTAGCTCTCTCGTTTGAAGTGGTGAGCATGATTACCAGTGGCTTGCATGGTGCGAAACGCATGTCTGAATTAGTGCAAGCAATGAAATCTTATTCGCATCTTGACCAAGGAGTCCAACAAATCGTTGATATCCATGAAGGGATCGAAGACACCTTACGATTGTTCGCGTTCAAGCTGAAGAAAGGGATCGAGATTCGTCGTCACTATGATTGCAATACTCCAAAGATTCTTGCGTATGGCAGTGAACTTAATCAGGTTTGGACGAATTTGATTGATAATGCGATCGATGCGATCGGCGATCGTGGTGTTTTAGAAATTATTACAAATTGCTGTCACGATCATCTCGAAGTTCAAATTATCGATTCGGGATCGGGAATCTCTGAAGAAGTGCGATCGCGAATTTTCGAGCCATTTTTCACCACCAAACCCGTCGGCAAAGGCACAGGTTTAGGACTCGAACTCTGTCGTCGCATTGTTGAAAATCGTCACCAAGGCGCACTCACGTATGATTCTGTTCCCGGTCGGACTCGGTTTACGGTTTGTTTACCTGTGAAATCTTGA
- a CDS encoding NAD(P)H-quinone oxidoreductase subunit 4 (similar to AA sequence:cyanobase_aa:LBDG_01740) — MSIEHFPWLTTIILFPIVASLAIPFLPDKDGKTVRWYSLVVGLIDFLLIVYTFYTQYDFSNPDLQLVERYSWVPQIGLSWSVGVDGLSMPLVILTGFITTLAILAAWPVTFKPRLFYFLMLVMYGGQIAVFAVQDMLLFFLSWELELVPIYFLLSIWGGKKRLYAATKFILYTAGGSLFILVAALAMAFYGDTPTFDMQTLANKQFPLTFQLWIYAAFLIAYAVKLPIIPLHTWLPDAHGEATAPVHMLLAGILLKMGGYALIRMNAEMLPAAHAIVAPALVILGVVNIIYAALTSFAQRNLKRKIAYSSISHMGFVLIGIASFTDLGLSGAVLQMVSHGLIGASLFFLVGATYDRTHTLMLDEMGGVGKQMPKIFSMFTACSLASLALPGMSGFVAELMVFVGFATSDAYSLTFRVIVVGLAAIGVILTPIYLLSMLREIFYGPENKELTSHEVLIDAEPREVFIIASLLVPIIGIGFYPKMLTQIYDSKTIQLTARLRDEVPTLANRKEDTIAAQAVPAPAIR, encoded by the coding sequence AGACGGCAAAACCGTTCGCTGGTATTCCCTGGTGGTCGGTCTGATTGATTTTCTGCTAATCGTTTATACCTTCTACACCCAGTACGATTTCTCTAACCCTGATTTGCAGTTGGTAGAACGCTATTCTTGGGTTCCTCAAATTGGTCTGAGTTGGTCGGTCGGTGTCGATGGTTTGTCAATGCCACTGGTGATTCTGACTGGATTTATCACAACTTTGGCGATTTTGGCAGCTTGGCCCGTCACCTTCAAGCCTCGTCTGTTCTACTTCTTGATGCTGGTGATGTATGGCGGACAGATTGCCGTCTTCGCAGTTCAAGACATGCTGCTGTTCTTCCTGTCATGGGAGCTTGAACTCGTTCCGATCTATTTTCTGCTCTCAATCTGGGGTGGAAAAAAACGATTGTATGCTGCAACGAAGTTTATTCTTTACACCGCAGGCGGTTCGCTGTTTATCTTGGTGGCGGCTTTGGCAATGGCGTTCTATGGTGACACGCCGACCTTTGATATGCAGACCTTGGCGAATAAGCAATTCCCGCTCACCTTCCAACTCTGGATCTATGCAGCGTTCTTGATTGCTTATGCGGTGAAGTTGCCGATTATTCCACTTCACACCTGGTTGCCTGATGCACACGGTGAGGCGACTGCTCCCGTACACATGCTGCTGGCTGGAATTCTTCTGAAGATGGGCGGATATGCTCTAATTCGGATGAATGCGGAAATGCTCCCTGCGGCTCATGCGATCGTGGCTCCAGCCCTTGTCATTCTTGGTGTCGTTAACATCATCTACGCTGCATTAACGTCCTTCGCTCAACGCAACCTCAAACGCAAGATCGCTTACTCTTCGATATCACACATGGGCTTCGTACTCATCGGGATCGCATCGTTTACTGATCTCGGTTTGAGTGGTGCAGTCTTGCAAATGGTGTCACATGGTTTGATTGGAGCAAGTCTGTTCTTCTTGGTGGGAGCAACCTACGATCGAACTCACACTCTGATGCTCGATGAGATGGGTGGTGTCGGTAAGCAAATGCCGAAAATCTTCTCAATGTTTACCGCTTGTTCATTAGCCTCGTTAGCACTTCCTGGAATGAGCGGATTTGTTGCAGAACTGATGGTCTTCGTTGGATTTGCCACGAGTGATGCTTACAGTTTGACCTTCCGCGTGATTGTCGTTGGTTTAGCAGCGATCGGTGTAATTCTGACTCCGATCTACTTACTCTCGATGCTGCGTGAGATTTTCTATGGTCCTGAAAACAAAGAATTGACCTCGCACGAAGTTCTGATTGATGCAGAACCGCGTGAAGTGTTCATCATTGCTTCGCTGTTAGTTCCGATTATCGGAATCGGATTCTATCCGAAGATGTTGACGCAAATCTATGACTCGAAAACGATCCAATTAACGGCGCGTTTACGGGATGAAGTGCCGACCTTGGCAAACCGAAAAGAAGATACGATCGCGGCTCAAGCCGTTCCTGCTCCTGCTATTCGATAA
- a CDS encoding hypothetical protein (similar to AA sequence:cyanobase_aa:Aazo_3994) — protein MIQLNPEFLKKNGKPEFVVLPYEEFLLLQDLLEDLEDSQDLRQAKMEEIDAPTLSLVDVKQRLNLQ, from the coding sequence ATGATTCAACTTAACCCCGAATTCCTGAAGAAGAACGGCAAACCTGAGTTTGTTGTCTTACCTTACGAAGAATTTCTACTGCTCCAAGACCTTTTAGAAGATCTCGAAGATTCACAAGATCTCAGACAGGCAAAAATGGAAGAGATAGATGCACCTACGCTCTCGTTAGTAGATGTAAAACAAAGATTAAATTTGCAGTAA
- a CDS encoding hypothetical protein (conserved hypothetical protein;~similar to AA sequence:cyanobase_aa:AM1_2640), whose product MSKRNCLFLGLKVLSIAYLSACLLLFIFQRQLIYRPSSQMAMLPSASEFKMPFQEVWISVKHDRIYSWWIPAPSNQEQFIPIANEPTRILKAPKVMLYFCGVGRNMGDYNYLARMQAFRQLGFSVLVFDYRGYGRSTGNFPTEQQIYEDAEAVLNHLRQTVPADQIVIYGESLGGAIALDLAIKHPEAKGLILQSTFTSIAEVTKQRGVFGLFPIDILLTERFNSIEKIRSLKVPVLFLHGTRDSVVPMQMSQTLYNAASEPKQLFLIPNADHVRIYQPGNASYLKAIQGFVDSLK is encoded by the coding sequence GTGAGCAAACGGAATTGCCTCTTTCTAGGTTTGAAAGTTTTGTCGATCGCTTACCTCTCCGCCTGTCTACTACTCTTCATCTTTCAACGTCAACTCATCTACAGACCGAGTTCTCAGATGGCAATGTTACCGAGTGCATCTGAGTTCAAAATGCCGTTTCAGGAAGTTTGGATTTCGGTTAAACACGATCGTATCTATAGCTGGTGGATTCCAGCACCTTCCAATCAAGAGCAATTTATCCCGATCGCAAATGAACCGACTCGAATCCTCAAAGCTCCCAAAGTGATGCTTTACTTTTGCGGAGTTGGGCGAAACATGGGCGACTATAACTATCTTGCTCGAATGCAAGCCTTTCGACAGTTGGGCTTTTCGGTGTTGGTCTTTGACTATCGGGGCTATGGTCGAAGTACAGGAAACTTTCCCACTGAACAGCAAATTTATGAAGATGCTGAAGCAGTTTTGAATCATTTGCGGCAAACTGTTCCAGCAGATCAGATTGTGATTTATGGAGAATCGTTGGGAGGAGCGATCGCTCTTGATTTAGCAATCAAACATCCCGAAGCTAAAGGGCTAATTTTGCAAAGTACATTCACTTCAATAGCTGAGGTAACAAAACAGCGAGGAGTGTTTGGATTGTTCCCGATCGACATTCTTTTAACCGAGCGATTCAACTCGATCGAAAAAATACGATCGCTGAAAGTCCCCGTCCTGTTCTTGCACGGTACTAGAGATTCAGTTGTTCCCATGCAGATGAGTCAAACGCTGTACAATGCTGCATCAGAACCCAAACAATTATTTCTGATTCCAAATGCTGATCATGTGAGAATCTATCAGCCTGGAAATGCTTCGTATCTTAAGGCAATTCAAGGATTTGTCGATTCGCTGAAATGA
- a CDS encoding response regulator receiver modulated FAD-dependent pyridine nucleotide-disulphide oxidoreductase (similar to AA sequence:cyanobase_aa:Npun_R0589) yields the protein MVKPIILTVDDDVDVLSAIARDLRKQYGDRFRIVRADSGMSAIEVVQQAKLKNEAIALFLVDQRMPNMSGVEFLTEALQTFPTAKRALLTAYADTDAAIEAINSTQIDYYLLKPWNPPEERLYPVLDDLLEDWMSAFRPPFEGIRVIGNRWSPQSHQVKDFLARNQVPYEWFDVELSEEAQQLVQYAQCDRLQLPLVLFPDGSSVLQPTPAQIADRIGLHTQAGNPFYDLVIVGGGPAGLAAAVYGASEGLDTVMVEREAPGGQAGTSSRIENYLGFPVGLSGSDLARRAVTQAKRFGVEILTPQEATGIRIQDAYRIVTLADGSEISCHALILALGVSWRRLNIPGIDRLTGAGVYYGAAQTEAIACRDEDVYIIGGANSAGQAAMYFSKYARQVTMLVRGESLTKSMSQYLIDQIDSTANITVKTFSSVVEVKGESSLEAITIENANTGERDTVPATSLFIFIGAEPRTKWLDGVIDRDDRGFIFTGADLEKRPKGWMLDRDPYLLETNIPGVFAVGDVRHNSVKRVASGVGEGSICVQFVHQYLSKVL from the coding sequence ATGGTAAAACCCATTATTCTTACCGTTGACGATGATGTTGATGTCTTGAGCGCGATCGCACGAGATTTGAGAAAACAATATGGCGATCGCTTTCGGATTGTCAGAGCCGATTCGGGAATGAGCGCGATCGAGGTTGTGCAACAGGCAAAATTGAAAAATGAAGCGATCGCTCTGTTCCTTGTCGATCAACGAATGCCGAATATGAGCGGTGTTGAATTTTTAACAGAAGCATTGCAGACCTTTCCGACCGCAAAACGGGCATTGTTAACGGCGTATGCAGATACGGATGCTGCGATCGAGGCAATTAACAGCACCCAAATCGACTATTACTTACTCAAGCCTTGGAACCCACCTGAAGAGCGGCTTTATCCGGTGTTGGATGACTTGTTAGAGGATTGGATGTCGGCATTTCGTCCACCGTTTGAAGGGATTCGGGTGATTGGAAATCGTTGGTCGCCGCAATCGCATCAAGTCAAAGATTTTTTGGCTCGAAATCAAGTTCCGTATGAGTGGTTTGATGTTGAGCTTTCAGAAGAAGCACAGCAATTAGTTCAGTATGCACAATGCGATCGATTACAGTTGCCGCTCGTGTTATTTCCTGATGGTTCAAGTGTGCTGCAACCGACTCCAGCGCAAATTGCCGATCGAATTGGTCTACATACGCAAGCTGGAAATCCCTTTTACGATTTGGTGATTGTTGGAGGAGGTCCCGCAGGACTCGCAGCAGCAGTTTATGGGGCTTCTGAAGGTTTGGATACGGTGATGGTTGAGCGAGAAGCACCGGGCGGACAAGCGGGAACCAGTTCGAGAATTGAGAATTATCTAGGCTTTCCGGTTGGGTTAAGTGGGAGTGATTTAGCACGACGAGCAGTCACGCAAGCAAAACGATTTGGAGTTGAGATTTTGACTCCACAAGAAGCAACTGGCATTCGGATTCAAGATGCTTATCGAATCGTGACCTTAGCGGATGGAAGTGAGATTAGTTGTCATGCACTGATTCTTGCATTGGGTGTGTCGTGGCGACGATTGAACATTCCGGGCATCGATCGATTAACAGGAGCCGGAGTCTATTACGGAGCCGCTCAAACAGAAGCGATCGCATGTCGGGACGAAGATGTTTATATTATCGGTGGGGCGAACTCTGCGGGACAAGCAGCAATGTATTTCTCGAAGTATGCTCGACAAGTCACGATGTTAGTACGTGGAGAATCACTGACGAAAAGTATGTCTCAATACCTAATCGATCAGATTGATTCCACAGCAAATATCACGGTAAAGACTTTTTCGAGTGTGGTGGAAGTGAAGGGTGAAAGCAGTTTAGAAGCGATTACAATCGAGAATGCGAACACTGGAGAACGAGACACCGTTCCAGCCACTTCATTGTTTATCTTTATTGGTGCAGAGCCGAGAACGAAATGGTTAGACGGCGTGATCGATCGAGACGATCGAGGTTTTATTTTCACAGGTGCGGATCTAGAAAAACGTCCGAAAGGATGGATGCTCGATCGTGATCCGTATTTGCTTGAAACGAATATTCCAGGTGTGTTTGCAGTTGGAGATGTAAGGCACAATTCAGTCAAGCGAGTCGCATCTGGTGTGGGAGAAGGCTCGATTTGTGTTCAGTTTGTTCACCAATATCTCAGCAAGGTCTTATAA
- a CDS encoding FAD dependent oxidoreductase (similar to AA sequence:cyanobase_aa:LBDG_37670) codes for MRTYDWIVIGAGITGASLGYELTQQGFSVLLLDRDPNPPSATRFSYGGIAYWSGTTDLTRQLCAEGKTIHQNLSAKLEADTEFREIDLLLTIAPESNPETLIQNYSHFADPPKFLTVEAACELEPLLNPNGIAGGLTVKHGHIDAEKTTRAYISAMQQSTGTYKLATVTGLVKGGVSTTEGDFFAANTVVCIGALTRHFLKQSGLSIAQYFTHAEIIEIPQSNLRLNTLVMPAEAERFKLEAEATRDDAVWDQPGQEPAPAILDAGAVQFQDSRIIIGQVSRTLTDPNAAIDQVQSEAKLRQKISRVMPKVGELEGTWQHCLIAFSRDRLPLVGAVPGAEGVYVFSGFSNPLAIVPPLARRFAIQAKGERDPLLQQVSLDRFVSL; via the coding sequence ATGCGAACCTACGATTGGATTGTGATTGGTGCAGGGATTACGGGCGCATCGCTTGGCTACGAACTCACTCAGCAAGGATTCTCTGTTCTTCTGCTTGATCGCGATCCCAATCCTCCTTCTGCGACTCGCTTTAGCTATGGTGGAATTGCGTATTGGTCAGGGACAACTGATCTCACTCGTCAACTCTGTGCTGAAGGCAAGACAATTCATCAGAACCTCTCGGCTAAATTAGAGGCTGATACCGAATTTCGGGAGATTGACTTATTGTTAACGATCGCACCCGAATCGAATCCTGAAACACTGATTCAGAACTATTCTCACTTTGCAGATCCACCAAAATTTCTCACAGTTGAAGCTGCTTGTGAACTTGAACCTTTACTGAATCCAAATGGAATTGCTGGAGGATTAACAGTTAAACATGGACACATTGATGCTGAAAAAACTACACGCGCTTACATTTCAGCAATGCAACAATCGACTGGAACTTACAAACTTGCAACAGTGACAGGCTTAGTTAAAGGTGGAGTTAGCACAACAGAAGGAGACTTCTTTGCAGCAAATACTGTCGTTTGTATTGGGGCATTGACGCGGCACTTTTTGAAACAGTCGGGATTGTCGATCGCTCAATATTTCACTCATGCCGAGATCATCGAGATTCCCCAAAGCAATTTACGCCTGAATACTTTAGTGATGCCTGCGGAAGCAGAACGATTTAAGCTCGAAGCTGAAGCGACTCGTGATGATGCAGTTTGGGATCAACCTGGACAAGAGCCTGCACCTGCAATTCTTGATGCGGGAGCCGTTCAGTTTCAAGATAGTCGAATCATTATTGGGCAAGTGAGTCGGACATTGACCGATCCGAATGCAGCGATCGACCAAGTTCAAAGTGAAGCTAAATTACGCCAAAAGATCAGCCGAGTAATGCCGAAAGTGGGTGAATTAGAAGGAACCTGGCAGCATTGTTTGATTGCTTTCAGTCGCGATCGCTTACCGCTGGTTGGAGCCGTTCCGGGCGCTGAAGGGGTTTATGTCTTTTCTGGTTTTAGTAATCCATTAGCGATCGTGCCACCCTTAGCTCGAAGATTTGCAATTCAAGCAAAAGGCGAACGCGATCCACTCCTACAACAAGTTTCGCTCGATCGATTTGTGAGTCTTTAG
- a CDS encoding hypothetical protein (similar to AA sequence:cyanobase_aa:NIES39_O00690), which yields MSNSIPKRGEVWLVDLGYVAKVRPCLVISIPIEDDDRAVVTLVAHTTRPRDSRFEVNIEVRFLRPGVFDAQNLVTVPDVKLIKRLGVLTAEQLAQVEESVRFWLGLE from the coding sequence ATGAGCAACAGTATTCCGAAACGCGGTGAGGTTTGGTTAGTCGATTTGGGATATGTTGCCAAAGTTCGCCCTTGCCTCGTGATTAGCATTCCGATCGAGGATGACGATCGTGCTGTTGTAACGCTTGTTGCTCATACAACTCGACCCCGTGATTCTAGATTTGAGGTCAACATTGAGGTGAGATTCTTACGCCCCGGTGTGTTTGATGCTCAAAACCTTGTCACCGTTCCCGATGTGAAACTGATCAAACGATTAGGCGTTTTAACAGCAGAACAGTTGGCGCAGGTTGAAGAATCTGTAAGGTTTTGGCTTGGTCTAGAGTGA